The segment CGGGCATCAATGCCGTGACGGCCGCTCTGCTCGTGGGCATCGGCATCGGGCTGGTCCTGACGCCGGACGGTCGTACCTGGCTGCGCCATCCGACCCTGATGTTCGGCGGAGTGGCCAGTGCCTCCTCGGGGCCGGGACCCGGCGCGCCGGCCGCCCTGCCGGATGCGGGGCCCGTGCTGCCGACCCTGACGCCGCTGCAGGAGAAGGCCGCGCGAGGAAGCCTTCGCATCGGGGTGTTCGGCGATTCCATGGGCGACGGGCTATGGACCGCGCTTTACCGCGACCTGCGGACGCAGCCGGGCGTCAGTGTCACCAAGTTCAGCCAGGTCTCCACGGGCCTCAGCCGCTACGACTATGTCGATATCCAGGCCAGGACGGCGCGTCAGATCGCGGAACAGCCGGTCGATGTCGCCGTGATCCTGTTCGGCACCAACGATGCCCAGGGCATCAGCATGGACGGCGAGATCCACGATTTCGGCACCGAGGGCTGGAAGGCCGCCTATGCCAAACGGGTCGACGACCTGGTGGCGATGCTGCGGGGCCGGGACATCGCCGTCTACTGGGTCGGCCTGCCCAGGATGAAACGAGCCGGGTTCGACGCCAGGATGACCCTGATCAACCAGGTGGTGTCCGCCCGGATGACGGCGCTGGGCGTGCCCTTTATCGAGACTGAAAGCCTCACCGAGAACGCGGACGGCGACTACGACGCCTATCTGGCCGAGACGGGTACCGGGCGGCGGCGCCTGATGCGGGCCAACGACGGGATCCACATGTCGATGGCGGGCTATCTGAGGATCGCCGAGCCGGTCGCCGCGCGATTGAAGCGTGACGCGGGCCTGGACGTCGCGGTGCCCCCGCCACCCGCCGCCGGAGCGTGATCCGCGCCGCCCTGATCG is part of the Brevundimonas sp. AJA228-03 genome and harbors:
- a CDS encoding DUF459 domain-containing protein, which codes for MKAGINAVTAALLVGIGIGLVLTPDGRTWLRHPTLMFGGVASASSGPGPGAPAALPDAGPVLPTLTPLQEKAARGSLRIGVFGDSMGDGLWTALYRDLRTQPGVSVTKFSQVSTGLSRYDYVDIQARTARQIAEQPVDVAVILFGTNDAQGISMDGEIHDFGTEGWKAAYAKRVDDLVAMLRGRDIAVYWVGLPRMKRAGFDARMTLINQVVSARMTALGVPFIETESLTENADGDYDAYLAETGTGRRRLMRANDGIHMSMAGYLRIAEPVAARLKRDAGLDVAVPPPPAAGA